DNA from Fibrobacter sp.:
TGAATAGAGGATCGCCGCTGGCCTTTAGTTCGTCAATAACTTCTTGGATGGGCCTTCCGCTGCGGTACAGCGCCCTGAAGGCCTTGTCTAGGCCTGCGATGCGTTCTTCGGAAAATTCTTCACCGTGGAGCTTCAGGGCGTGCAGGTTCAGACCGCCCCACTTGAGCGGAGTCCCGAAGGCCTTGCTTGCCGGTGGCACGTCCTTTTCCACTTTCAGGGTTGCCCCTACGAAGGCATAGGCTCCTACCTGGTTCCGCTGGGGCATTCCGACGTTTCCGCCCAGGGTGGCATAGCGCCCGATTCTGGCGTGGCCGCCCAGCTGGCACCCGTTAGAAATTACCGCCCCTTCGTCGATAAAGCAGTCATGCCCCACATGGGAGTATGTCATGAGCAATACTTTGTCTGCAAGGCGGGTGACTCCGCCGCCCTGTGCCGTGCCCCGGTTCAGGGTGCAGTATTCCCGGATGATGCAGTTCTCGCCGATTTTTAGCCGGGTGTTCTCGCCGTTGTATTTCAGGTCTTGGGGTGGGGCCCCCAGGACGGCCCCGTCAAAGACGCGAGTGCTTTTGCCTATGGAAACGCCGCCGTACACATGGACACGGGCTTCCAGCACCACCCCTTCGGCAATTTCGGCTCCGGCATCTACAAGACACCAAGGGCCGATTGTCGCGGTCTCATGGACTTTTGCAGAAGGGTGCACAAATGCGGAGGGGTGAACCATGGCAGGGAATATAGCTAATGGAAGGTTAGAAATTCAGGGTGCCCACGGCCACGATCCAGAAACAGACGGCGCTCACCACGGCGAAGCTCCCCATGACGGTGCGTTCCTTGTAGCTGGTGCTGAAAAGAACCGTTGCCGTATAGAAGGTCACGTACAGCGCAAAGAAGAAGGCGAGAATCCGGGTGATGAGGAAGGGGATAATTTCGGGCAGGATTCCCCCTGCGCTGAGCAGCACGAACAGGGCCACGAACTGCAGGCAGGTCGGCACGATAAAGGCCTTGCGGAGTTCCGGCGGGATAACCTTGTGCTGGGCGTTCATGGCGTAGGCTCCCCAGGGAGCACCGCAGGCAAGGGCGATGTTCAAGACGATGGAGGGCAAGAAGGCGACAGCTCCGATGGCGGCGGCGATAAACATTAAGACAAAACTAGAATTATCAAAGACAATGAGATCCCCGCCTTCGCGGGGATGACAACAAAAAGACGTCCCTGGGCAAAGGAGCAGCCTAGGGACGTCAAGGGAGTGTTTGGGTATGCATTAAGATAGAATCTGGCAGGGCATAAAGCCCATAGGTTGTATACTTTTCTGTTTACCCGTGTAACCATGAGCAAACATTTCCTTTGAGGTGTTTTTTGAGAAAAAACAGGGCCTTTAGTCTCAAAAACGCACTTTTGCCTCGGCAAAACCCCGTAACGGGGTCAGGTGCAGGCGGTTAACGTCCTTGAAGGTGCAGACAAGGGAAATGTCCAAGTAATCTCCGGAAATAAGGAATTCCGAACGCAGGCGCATGTCGTCTCGGGGGCGGCCCTTGGGAAGGATGAAGGTGAATTTCGTGTAACTTTGTCTATAATCCGTGAATTTTGAGGATAATTCCAGGTGGGGAGGGGAAAAACCTTCGGGTCGGTCGTGCCGGACTCGGGCAGAAGCCCCCAGAGCCCAGAGTTCCAAGGGGGTAAGGTTCAGGCCGCCTTTCCAGTCCGTCTGTCTGCAGTTGGAGCCCGCGTCTCGGCAGGTGGCGCTGGCGGATAATCTCAAAAATTCAGGACCCGATTCCGCTCCCAGCTTGAGCCGGACCGCCATGGTGTCGGCGTCCAGGGGCTCTATAAGGGTCCCGTTTGCGGAAACTCTCGTGTCCAGCAGGTCGGGCGCCCTGACGGACAGGCTTTGGGACCCCCAAAACCTGCTTTTCTGGATGGTTTTGCTCAAGCGGGCATACCTGGGGAACTCCTCCCGATGGATATAGGCGGTGGTCCGCCAGCTGTAGGTGACGGCACCGCCTGGACCTGAGTTGCCGGCGCCGTTCTGACCCGCCTTGCTGACGGATTTTCCGGCGTTTGCGTCGTCGCGCTCCTTTTTCTCGCTGCCGTGCAACTGAACCTTGATAAGCGGGAATTCTTGACCGTGCTGCCACCAGGCGGCCACCTGCCCGAAGGGGAATTTCGTCTGTAGGCCTGCGGAATGGACGCCGTTGATTGGCGGGTAGGCGGATTCGGTGCCTTCGCGAAGGCTGCTGGTGCCGCTTGTGTCGCTGGTGCCGCCTGTGCCAAAACCGTGCCAGTAAAATGCTTCGACGCTGGCGATGCCCCGCCTGCCGTATCCCAGCCGGAACTGTGTCGTCTTGGCGGTGTCCAGAAGGCCTGCCACATGAAAGTTCCCGAAGGGGTAGAGGAGGGCCGTTCCCCAGAGGGTGTCCAACGGGATCTGGCTGTGGAGTTCCCGTGTGGAAACGTCTCCGAAATAGGCCTCGCTCCCCTGGTTCTTGTAGGCGAGAAGTTCCTGGGAGCCGAGCCTCAGGGTG
Protein-coding regions in this window:
- the lpxA gene encoding acyl-ACP--UDP-N-acetylglucosamine O-acyltransferase — its product is MVHPSAFVHPSAKVHETATIGPWCLVDAGAEIAEGVVLEARVHVYGGVSIGKSTRVFDGAVLGAPPQDLKYNGENTRLKIGENCIIREYCTLNRGTAQGGGVTRLADKVLLMTYSHVGHDCFIDEGAVISNGCQLGGHARIGRYATLGGNVGMPQRNQVGAYAFVGATLKVEKDVPPASKAFGTPLKWGGLNLHALKLHGEEFSEERIAGLDKAFRALYRSGRPIQEVIDELKASGDPLFKEFFDEHWGGTLIRP